DNA from Arvicola amphibius chromosome 13, mArvAmp1.2, whole genome shotgun sequence:
TGCCACATGTTGAGCTTCGGGTTTCTGTAGCAGGAGCAAAGCTGGAGGAAACGGAGGTTCGCTCGGTGGCCTCAAACCAGTCCGAGATGGAATACTCCTCTCTTCAGGacatggtgagaccctatctccttCTGTGCCACGTGGTGGGAAGTTTGTTCCTTCCTGGGTGAGGGATGCCCACCAGTGACCTCTTCCCTAGGCAAGAGACCAACTGTGTGTCCTGACTCACGGAGAATCCTTCACTCTCCCTGGAAGGGTGGATCAGAGAGAGAGTTCTGATTAGGGAACACAGCATGTTCTTCTGGGAATGTGCCCACAGAGTCCTGGAGCCCCAGCCTGAGTCCCCAGTTATGAGGGCAACCTGTTGCTGTCAGCCCAGCCCCTGGCTGTGACAGGCTGAGTGCACTGTGTCCTTTAGCCTTGAGAACTGTCTgtaaagcccattcctctgctttctttgCAGCCTAAGGAGCTGGATCCCTCAGCCGTGCTTCCCCTGGACTGCCTTCtggcttttgtgttttttgatGCCAACTGGTGTGGCTACTTGCACCGGCGAGACCTGGAGCGGGTCCTACTCACACTGGGAATCCGGCTCAGTGCTGAGCAGGTAGTTTCTGTCCCCACTATCCTTCTGGAGGGCCTTTCCAGAGCTCTTGCTTCTTTGTGGTCCCTCGGAGGCACGCGTGTGGCCAGCAGGTGTCCTGCTGTGTTTTCTGTAGGCTAAGCAGCTGGTCAGTCGGGTGGCGACACAGAACATCTGCCAGTACCGGAGTCTTCAGTACAGCCGTGCCGAGGTGCTGGATGACGGGCTTCCAGAAGAGGTGCTCTTTGGTAGGTCTTGCGCTCTGTGGCCTAAGGGAGTGGGGCTTCCATGGTGGGCTACTCTCTTCTAAGACCAAGTATATTCTTCTAGGAAACCTGGATCTACTGCCCCCTTCAGGGAAGAGCACAAAGCCAGGTGCTGCCCCCACAGAGCAAAAAGGCCTGGTGCCTCACAATGGTAGCCTCATCAATGTGGGGAGCCTGTTACAGCGTGCAGAGCAGCAAGACAGCGGCCGCCTTTACCTGGAGAACAAGATTCATACACTGGAACTGAAGCTTGGTGAGTGCAGGGCAGATGTCACAGGGACTAAGGGGACATCACTCCTGAGACCTGGGGCTTTGGTTTCATGTGCCAATTGACTGAGCAGAGCCTTTCTGCCATGTCCTCACCGACCTTTCAGAGGAGAGCCATAACCGTTTCTCAGCCACTGAAGTGACAAATAAGACACTGGCAGCAGAGATGCAGGAGCTGCGGACCCGGCTAGTGGAGGCGGAGGAGACAGCCCGGACGGCGGAACGACAGAAGAACCAGCTTCAGCGGCAGCTGCAGGACTTCCGTAGGCGCCTGACCCCACTGCACCTTGAGATGCAGCGGATGGTTGAAAAGGTAGGATGGGTGAAGGGCAGCCATAGTTTCTTTTGGTGCAGAGCAGAGCTAGAGCTAGAGAGGCTTGGGATGCTGGTCCTTGCCATGCTGGTCCTGTTTGCTGGGATCTTAGACTCCTGCCTGCTCCCAGCGCTCTGTATGCTAGCGGCAGGACACAGGGAGAAGCCTCATCCTCACCAGTGTCCGTGTGCTCACACAGGCTGACAGCTGGGTAGAGAAGGAGGAGCCAGCACCTAGCAACTGAGTGGCTGTCTAGTGAGGTCGGCGATGGAGCCTGATGACATTAGAGCCTTTTTGGTACCAGAAAGCAGCTGGAGCAGGGCCCGGGAGTCGCAGCAGAGGTGGCTGAGTTCTGTGCTCAGCCTCTGCAGGGGTGATCAAGCTATCAGAATGGGGTTTGTGCTATGTGGATGGATGTGTAAGGAACCCCAGTTCCAGCTACAACTAAATACAACATCTTTTGCACCCCTAGAATGTCATTTTGCCCTCAACCTTGGAATTTTTCCCAGGGCCCTTGTAGTCTTGTGCTGTCTCCTGTCCTCGTCCACTTTAGAGCAAGACAGGAGGAAAAGGCTTTTCCAGCCTGGAATAAGGTCTGATGCCAATAAATGAAAGGAACGGGTGTAGAGCCTGGCACAGCCAAGAAATGTCCTTCCTCGAGAGGGCACAAGTCCCGTAGGCTCCGGTGTCCGTTAGGTGATGGAGCCCATGCGAGGAAGCACTTGGTGTTGGGTCAAGGTTGCCAACAGAACACTGTGTTCCAGCCACCCCCCAACTTGCCAGAAGAACCAGCACTTCTTTCTCTAGCTCTTGTGTTCAGAATGTGGTATTGGCTCTGGCCCAGCCCTCTTCCGtttcccataattcttgcctCTTTCCATAATCCGTGGTTTCAGTTTGATTTTGTATataaagttgtttgtttgttggttttttttttttggctttttgttttttaaataaaccaaAGTCAAAAACAAACCAGGTGTGCCTGTGTAGTGCTCCTCTTTGTCCAAGCTgcctgtgctctctctgcttGCCAATCCTCAGTTCTCTCCAGAAGGCTCCAGAAGGctccagaaggcaggcaggcagtgagCTGCCACAGGTTGTGATTGAGTGAAGGCTCCCTGCCAAGTTGGCAGGCTCTGGCAAAGCTGTGGCAACCCCCATGGCATTGGCTACAGCACACACTAACGTTTTACTGGGAAACtttacttgaaaataaaattccaGCAACACAGGTGAGACATAAGCCTTGCTCTGAGGCCTGTGAATGAACGTGTGACATTTGGTAGAGCGGAGAGCTAGAGACAAAGTCTGTGTACCCGGGGCTTGTCCTTAGCTGGACCTGCAGGAGACCAGCTCTGGTCATGTTGGCATGAGGGGCTCACCACAGCAGAATGACCAGAGTTCTGCTCCCCATGGCACCGTGTCTCACCCAAGAGTCTGAAGAGACACGAGGGGCGGGGGTGGTGGGTTCCCTAGAGTAGGTCCTCTGGAGGTAGTCAGAGTTAAGGCCCCCAAGTTCCACAGGAAGCCCAGACCCTTCTAAAGGCTGAAGCTCCTGCTGGCCAGACACTATAGCACACTCTGGACGGTTCTGGAAGTAAAAAGGCCCCTGGGGTTTTTCTACATTGCTTATTAGTGTTGGGCAGAGGGAAAGAGCAGCCTGTAAGGCTCCCAGTTTCAGGCTCCAGGAAATGGAGACATAAGTCAGAGGACTGGCAAGGTAGAGTAGTGGCCACTTGTCTCCAACTGGCAGGCCAATGGGAGGTCCACGGATCCATGCCCACTAAGAGCAAAGGCTATAGAGACATCTGTGTCCCAAACAGTCTGAGAACTCAGTCATCAGCCACGATGGAGAGGGCGCGGAGCTCACTTAGTTTGGCCTCGTTTTCCCGCTCTCGCTGCTCATCTGAGTGGCCTGGCTGGTCAAGCTGCTGGGTGAGGTCTCCAAAGATTTTCTGCATTTCTGAGTAGTACACAacctggggaggagggaagagttgTAGGCAGGAACTGGACTTCAGTTCTACGCAGCACCCACTCAGCGAAGCAGCCAAGaggtacaagcagggctgggttCGGGGTCTATGGGTTGCTTTTTGCtgaagggggtggggatgggggttcTTGTCTTGCTCCTTCACTGCCTTCCGGATCTCACCCTATCACCTGGCAGCCTAGGGACAGGTGAACCACAGCTGAGGCTTTTTCTACTGTATAGAAAGGGAGTCCGTAGTTCCTTGGGGGATGGGGTTGTGAAGGAAGTGCTACCCTTTGAACCCCTGGCTCCTCAAAACAGCTAATATAGAGAGGGGACTGTGCATTTGAGGGTGGCCAAGGGCAGGCTTGGGTTTACTGCTTTCCTAAGCTAAGAGGAGTTGGGGGGCTTCTGGTCATGAAAAAAGAACAAGGCAGACACATTGGTTCCCCAAGCCTCGAGAGCTGGTTCTAAAAGTCAAGTCAAGGGAGGCGATAGCTTCCCAGATTCCACCACTTCCCATTTTTGCTCATTGTCGTATCCAGGGTAAGCTGCCTAGCTGGAAGACCAGTGATATGGTTTGAGTGACAGggtgggaggctggagaaggTCCAAGAGAGGAAGAGTTTCTCCAGATGGTAGGTGATGACttctacagaggtcagaggtcatttctgcctcagtttccactttTTGACATGACAGTGCACACTCATCAAAGCGTTCACATTCTATTCTTCAAGCACCTCAACTTTGAGACAGACTGTCTCCAGGATTCTCCTTCCATCCGAGAAACTGGAAGGCAGTGACCGGGAGGGTGGAGCAAGGGCCAGTGGGATGTGATGGCCTAGGAAATCTCCCCAGAAGCCAGAGCTGGGTTCCACTGGGCCAAGTGCTGGGGGCCCCCAATTCCTTGCCTGGGCCACGCTGCCTGGTGAGTCAGCGGGATGCTCCCTTCTCTAGTGACTAATAGCAGCAGCCGGGTGAGGAGGATGCTGGCAGAGGAGGTGGTAAACAACCCTGGATACCCTGCTGCTTGGTTACAGGGTATCCTACTGCCCGGGCACCCTGCGGCTTCCTCTAAGGATCTGGGCTGGGGTGGTGGACACAGGTcactggaagcagaagcaggtatcATAGCAAAAGAGGGCAGGCCAGCAGCTCCCCTCTAAAGCCACAAAGGGGGCAGCAGCTGGAAGGTGGCCCTTGCCTGCAGGGACAACAGTAGAACACCCCCCTCCTGAGTATCTCAGTCTCACTCCTGAGAGAGCACCAGACTGAAAACATGGGCATTAGCAAGTCTAGGCTCCAGTATGCACCTTGTCTGGGCTTCTTGTTGTCAAGTATTCTGGCCCATGCCTTTGGATGGGAAATGTGGATCAGGCTTTCTTTACTCTGGGTGCTTGTGACTAAGGAAGCAATGAGGAAATGAGAATGTCCACTGGAGGGCACCAGAGGCTCAGGTAAAACAAATAGGACAGGCAGCGCTTGGGGACAGGAAACCTTTAGGTTGGGGACCAGTTAGTGCTGGGGTCCTGAGATGGAAGCCAGCACCTGTGATCAGTTGTGGGGCGTCGATGTGGAGAAGACCTGCTCCTGGCTCCAGTACCACTGCTTCTCCCACCTCACCAGTGGGAAGAACAATCCTAGTTAAAATTTGCCTTAAGATGAATGGGGAAGAGAGGGCAGGAGCCGCGAACCCTCCCATTTGGGCCCCCCACCCCTGTAGTAGACACTGGGGTGTGTCTCTGACGTTTGTCCTGCTCTCTGGCTGCCACGTCCATACCAACCTGCACTCTACTGTCTTTCCACTAGGGGGAGCATTACACCTAGTGGCCAGCATCTCAAGAGTTGGTCCAGGACTACTCCTTAGGAAGCTCAGTTAGGGCTCCTGTGGGTCTCCTGCTAATGGGAGTCTCCTATTGGGTCCTCAGGCATTTATTCTACTGGCCTTCCAACCATCTCTGCAAAGGACCTGCCCAGTTAAAGTGGTGGCTAAAGATGCATTCTGGGGTCTTGCTGCTTGAATGTAGGAGGAAGAACTCAAGGAGCAAAGGGTTAAACGAAAAGGAACCTTGTCCATCACAGGGCTGGAATTAAGTGGAATGGAGGATGCCCAAGAGAAGTTCCTGTATGACATCAGTGCTGGGCACCAAGGCTGGCTGGGGCACTACATGAATTCTCAGAGTGCCTGGGGCAGGAAGATGCTGCTGTCTGCAGAACATAGCTACATCAATGGGAACTGGGCTCTGACAAAGACTATTTCCCAAGGGGGAGCCTCGCCTCACCTGTGCCCGGATCAGGGACTCAAAGCTGGGCTGGAAGTAGTCAAGTCGGCTGCCGTAGAACCGTGGCATCTCATCCAGGAGCTGTTTGTTCTTGGCCTCGAAGTCTTCCCGCACAGGCCGCAGCTCTTCTCGGGCCTGGGGAACCAGACCCTGGTGTCAGGGCTGTCGCTCAAGGGGGCAGGGTGTGGGTCCCACGTGAGGACCTCCGGACAACTGTTCTGTTTACCTTgttgctcccctccctcctcctcccactgtaCCTGGTGGAGCTTGGCCAGCACCGGGCcagtcttctccttttcctcGTACTTCTCCACCTTGGCCTGCAGCCTCCTGTAGTCCTGCAAGGCCTGCTCCCGCCGTTTCACTGCCATGTTGAGGCTTGGGAATACGCTGCCAAACCTGTTGGGCACAGCCTGGTTGGAACAggcttgttgtgtgtgtgtgtgtgtgtgtggttctgacAGTCACCCCTAACTCAAAACCATGTATGacacacctactatgtgccagatcCATAAGGCTCTGAAGCTGTGGACTTGTGCTGGCAGGATGAGATGGGGGGCAGCAGACAGTACTGAGCGCGCTCCCTAGACCCCAGTGGGGGGCTGTGAACGAGCATGCTCCTTGTCCTGTTGCTGTCGCCCTACATACCCTGAGCCCCATCACAGAGAATGGCGGGGCTGATAATCCTGAatatactaaaaaacaaaacaaaacacaccaacAGGGGAGACCAAGGCCACAATCAGGTGGTGATGGTCCAGAAAGGACCAGAAGTTTCTGAGTTTGCCAGCGCCTTTCCTACTGCACCACAGTGCCACTGACAGGTGACACCAAATGAATGACAACCTGTGGAGAAACACAAATGCTATGGCTCTCCCACAAAAAGCACAGGAAAAACCATGCTTTAGGAATGGCCCTAGCCCATTCTACCCAACATGACTGAAAGGAGTGTGGGGTGACCACTCGGAGGACTGGCCATTCAGGAAGggctgtattttaaatgttttggcATCTGACTGTAACTATCATCACCAGGGCCACCTTTCAGGGCCCAGACAAGAGTAAACATTCTTCTTGACACAGATGAAGGACGAAGGTGAGGCAACCTTGCAAGCAGGTCTCCCGGAAGTGAGAAAATGGGGTATGCAAAGCCTTAAGGGGCTGTGGCTGACCTTGGCGCTGTACAAGGCTTCCCTACCACACCATGAGGTGCCTACTGTGCTAGCCAGGAGCTCTGACAGCCTGGTATGATATGGAAAAGCAACCAAGGGATTCAATGCCTCTGGTCACTCAGGTGGAGAGACACAGTTGGTGACCTGGGACCAGAAGAGTCAGCTTATCCAGGAAGAGCCTAGAGAGGGTGACAAAGCAGACAAACGAGAGTCAGGGGGATGGGGATCTTCTCACTGGGACCCCAGGCAGTGGCTGAGGCCACCAGAGCCGAGAGAACACTTGGATGCTTAGGGTAGGTTTCAACCTGCAGGAGGGCCTATTCCCAACCTCATAAATTCAGTACCTAAAGCCTCAACAAGTCAGGGACACACAGATGAGAATATTGAATACTGCTAGAGCATAGAGAATGTAACCCGGCCAGGCATCAGGGTGCCCCAAGCAAGCAGTAGACTCCAGGATCAGGGTGACACAAAGGGCTTCCTCTCAAGGCCACTGAAACCAGTTCCTGTGCTTGACCTTCAAAGCAGGCTCATGGCTTTCCTGAAAACGCTAGTGTAGTGAGCCAAGACCATCAGGATTTCTCTGAGACCGCAGTCATAGGGCCTGTATAGTAATCAAACCAAGATGTGATGAGGTGTTTTAACAGGTAGAAGATGTGAACCCATGGGGCTCTGCACAAAATGGATATGGGGACTAGGCACCACCAGGTCACACTGGGAGGAGCTGGTCACATAGCCTATGTCAAGGCAGCTGTGCCTGGCCATTCAGCTGCTCTGGagccccctctcccttcctgggCAGCTGAGCAGTATGCGGCTCAAGGGAACAGGTGCCCCGGGCCTGAGAACTAccaccctgcccctccctctatCCCAAGAGAACAAAGGGCCCCAGTAGCCTGATCCTGTAGTCAGGAACAGCCTGCTGCTTGGGTGGCCCCAGGGCTAGAGGTCAGAGACAGGGTAAGAATGAGACACAGGCAGGAGGCGGAGGTGGAGTACTTTTTCCTGCCCAGGTCTCAGGATCTCTTTGCTCACTGGAACTCACCTCTGGGGAGGGCAGGTGGGCATCACAAGAAACAAAGGCATGTGTGAAGGGCAGCCTGCAAGTGTGAAATGGCCTTGGTGCAATGCTGGCTGGGTATGCAGTCCTGGATACATGCCAGTCTCAGCACAACTTGAACATTAGCCCATGGTACCATTCTTTTCCCATGGTTGTCATCTTCAGGACCAGTCATACCTCCTGAGAATATTAACACTAATACTTGAAGAGCTGGCCAGCTCATgaagggcacaggagaccaaGGCTGCCACAGCCCAGGGGTTAGAGGGATGTGTGGTGCCTAGGCAGCACTACTAAATAGCATGCATTCCTTCTTAGAAGCCCACAGGAGTCAAGACCACCACCCTCTGCAGGTGCCACTGGTCTGGCTAGCCTACCAGAGGCTCCTGATTCTTTGGGGACTCGTGTGTCTCCCTCAGATCTGTCTCCTACAGCAGTACCTCTCAGTCAGGCTAAGAGTGGATTGAGACGTGAGCTTGGTTAGCAGCTCACGCTACTGGAGATGAATCCCTAACAAAGGGGAATCTGGGTAGCTGTGGACCTAGGACTGGGAGTCCCTGAGACAAGGGTCGGGACTCATGCTCTTTTCACCTGAGGGGCTGTTAACGTCACTCACAGGAAGAGGGTCTACTCTAAGGTGGGGGAGGACAGAATTCCTGCTCACTGTCCCACCAAGCCTCACTTTCGTATTTTCTACTTTCCAGTCTTGGACAGATCCCACCAGTTACCTGACAGCAGGGTCCACTCTAGATGTGAGCTAACTAGGGTGCTGGTGCAGAAGGTGAAGACGGGCGTGGGCTGGTCCCCTGTGCTGGACCTTCCCCAGACATGCTCATGGACCTCATAGGCTTCCAGCTGATCTCCTGGCAACGATGACACATGGGCCCGGCTCTCGAGGCACAAAGCTTACATTTCTACAGGTCTGCTTCAAATATACACAGTGGAGACGTCAGAGCCTCTGCCGGTCTCAGCTGCCCCTTGATAAATTAGGGGTAAGAGACGGGCCATATTCTGTTCCTTTGCCCCATTCAAATCCTGCATCCTCAAGCACACTTCGTTCACTTAACCCTGCTTCTAGGTACTGACTTTACCACACCAAGGAATTGGACAGATTTCGGCCAGTGGAGTGCCTGGGACACTGCCCCTGCTCAATATGGCAGCACACACACCTGGGCTCACTTGCCTGAGTTCCCAGTCTGTAAATACCTAGGACAGATTCACATCGATCTTCAAAGATGGGGGGTATGGGCCTAGGTCTACATCAGGGCTTCAGGGAGCTCAACCTAGGAGGTACCCATTTCTTGCCTGGCATAGGGTTCAACACCAAGCTTGCTCCCCAGGGAGGTAAAGTGTGGGGGTGAGGAGAGAATGGTGAGGGAAAGCGGCCGGCTGGGAGGTGGGCTGGGAGCAGCCGGCCTGGTGGGGAATGCCTGCCATTCCTCATCTGTGCCCACACAGCCGGGATCTTCCGCCCACCAGGAAAGGGAAATTGAAAGCATCCCCATCCGACATGTGAACCCAGGGGCTGGGGGATTAGAGCCCGAGCCCCCTTTATGGGAGATGCTGGGGGCGACAGGGTGGCCATGATCTTCATTAGAGGACAGGAAAGCTGCAGTTTCCTGTTTCCGGTGCTGGGGTCCCTGGGAGCTTCTCTCCTGGCACAAGGATGCAAGTGGGGAGGAGgtaacaggcagtggtggtttcTGTGGTCATGGGGGATTGTATGTTGGCTGTGGGCTGCAGAAGCCAGCCAGGCCCGAGGCTCACACAGAGGTCAGCGGATCCATGGCGGAGATGGTGGCCGCCCCCTCTGCCACGCCCCCACCTTCCTGGCAGGTGGTGGGCTGCGAGCTTGGTGGGAAGCAGCCGGGGTTTCTCTCTACTtggctgcagaagccagagatcCGATTTCAATGCCGCCTCGTTGGTTGTGAAATTGAGAAGGTAGTCAACCCCCTAGTTCTCTGAGCTGGCAGTCCTGCCAAGCTCTGCCAACTCTGGGTGCCTGTGGCTGCCTCTGGGCCCCCTGTATCTCCAGCACAGCAGACTTCTCTGTGCACAAGAGGCACATCCCTCTGAGAGCCCTGAATGTAAGCACATTCAGCTCTGAGTCTATCTTGGGCCCCAGACCAAGTGAACAGCTCCTTCTGCACTTAGACCCCCATGTGGGACCTGTGGTTGGGGATGAACTCTGACCAAGAGGCAGGGGTTCGAGAGCCCAGGCTGATGAGGCTGGGGTGGTGGGTATGGGCCAGGCTTGACCTCACGGCATCTGCAGGTGCTCTGCAGGTCCCGCGTTGGAAAGAGACCCTCACGAGGCTGGGGGGCTGCTCCTAATCCC
Protein-coding regions in this window:
- the Bin3 gene encoding bridging integrator 3 isoform X1, with product MSWIPFKIGQPKKQIIPKTVERDFEREYGKLQQLEEQTKRLQKDMKKSADADLAMSKSAVKISLDLLSNPLCEQDQEFLNMVTALDTAMKRMDAFNQEKVNQIQKTVIEPLKKFGSVFPSLNMAVKRREQALQDYRRLQAKVEKYEEKEKTGPVLAKLHQAREELRPVREDFEAKNKQLLDEMPRFYGSRLDYFQPSFESLIRAQVVYYSEMQKIFGDLTQQLDQPGHSDEQRERENEAKLSELRALSIVADD
- the Bin3 gene encoding bridging integrator 3 isoform X2 translates to MESCSSECQTPEGLEEQTKRLQKDMKKSADADLAMSKSAVKISLDLLSNPLCEQDQEFLNMVTALDTAMKRMDAFNQEKVNQIQKTVIEPLKKFGSVFPSLNMAVKRREQALQDYRRLQAKVEKYEEKEKTGPVLAKLHQAREELRPVREDFEAKNKQLLDEMPRFYGSRLDYFQPSFESLIRAQVVYYSEMQKIFGDLTQQLDQPGHSDEQRERENEAKLSELRALSIVADD